CTCGACCCAGCGTTCCCCTGCGAATTCGATTCCTAAATAGGAATCCGGAACCGTAACTTCGAATTTCTTTCCTTCCCTTTCTACGGAGAGAGATACCTGCTTTCCTTTGGAGAGCCCGAGTTCCGAAACCAATTCGTATTTCGTTTCCGTAGGGATTCCGTTCACGGCCAAAATCCGGTCTCCCGATCTCAATCCTGCCTGGTACCCTGGGGAAAATTCGTTATAAGCGGGTTCGAGATAAATCCGATTTCCGGAAGGATTGTGACCGTAGAGATATAGGCCGAACACGATCAGGAATCCCAGGATCAGATTGAAGAGCGGCCCCCCGATCACCGGAATCATTCTCTTGAGCGGAGGAGTGGAAAGGAACTCCCCTTTTTCTCCCTTTACGTTGCTTCCGTATTCGTCCCCTTTGAAAAGTACGTATCCTCCGATCGGAATCCCTGTGATTTGGAAAGTGGTTTCTCCGATTTGCTTCTTCCAAATTCCTCTTCCGTAGCCGATGGAAAATACCCTTGCTTTCACTCCCACGAGCCATCCCATCACTAAGTGCCCGAGTTCATGGATAAAGATGCAAAGCGCCAGCATAAACACTGCGCCAAAAATGAGAGTCAGCACGATTGCGATACCTTTCCTTTTCGCGAATTCAAAACAAAATTTCGGGTCCTCGAATCCGCTTCCTGAAAGCCCTCCAAATCCGTCGGATGGGAAATCGGAATGCTCTCCAGCGCTTCACGGATCCTTTCGGGGATCTGAGTGAATCGGATTTCACCTTTTAAAAACAATTCCACCGAGACCTCGTTTGCCGCGTTGAAAATCGACGGAGCCGTTCCGCCCGCGATTCCAGCTTCGTACGCGAGCGCAAGTCCCGGATAGCGTTCCGGATCCACTTCCAAGAATTCCAAGTTTCCCCAGGAAGTACTGGGATGAGGGCGAAGCGTTTTAGGAACGATTTCCGGAAAGAAGAGGGAATGCGCTACCGGAAAAACCATATCAGGATAGGAAGAATAGACCAAACTGGCCCCGTCTTTGGTTTCCACGATTCCGTGCGCGACGCTTTGAGGGTGGATCACGACTCCGATTTTTTCATAAGAAAAACCGAATAGATAATGCGCCTCTATGACTTCCAAGCCCTTGTTGATCATTCCCGCAGAATCGATCGTAATCTTCGGCCCCATGTTCCAGGTAGGATGTCGGAGCGCCTGCTCTACGGTCACGTTCGGAAGTTCCGAAATCGGGAGTTTCCGGAACGGTCCGCCGGAAGCGGTCAAGACGATCCGTTCCACGGAGTCCCGATTCGTATTTCGAAGAAGCTGGAACAACGCGTTGTGTTCGGAATCCACGGGAACGAGATACGCTTCGGAAGTTTTTAATAATTCGTTAATATACGGGCCGCAGGTTACGAGAGTTTCCTTGTTTGCGATTCCTATTTTTTTTCCGGCTCGGATCGCCTCTACGGTAGGAGCGACACCGCTCGCCCCTACGACGGCGGTCACCACCGTTTCCACTTCAGGATCTCTGACGAGCTGGCAAAGAGAATCCGAACCGTATAGAATTTCCGTCCTATCCTGCCTGTTCCCTAAAATCTTGCGATCGACCGAATCCGAGGAAATGCATAGGAATTCAGGTTGGAACTCCTTCAAAATCGCTTCCGCTTTTCCCAGATTGGAATGTACGCTGCAGGACCTAAGTTGGAATTCTTCCGGAAAGGTCCGGATCACCTTAAGCGTGGATTCTCCCACGGAACCGGAAGCCCCGAGGATACAGACGTTCCTGGCCATATAGGAATTAGACTGGGAAGCCTAATGCTCCTTTGATCTGAAGATAAAAATAGAGCATAGGAACCGTAAGAAGTAACGCGTCCGCCCTGTCCAGAACGCCTCCGTGTCCCGGAATCAGATTGCCCGAATCCTTGACTTTCGCGTCCCGCTTCATCGCGGATTCCAAAAGATCTCCGACGACTCCGACCACGGAAAGGATGAGGGAAACCAAAAGAACCTCGGCACCGCCGATCGGGGGAGAATTCCCGGTATTCTTTTCCCAGAGGAAGTTCAATAAGAATACGGAGCCGGCGGCGACTACGATCCCGGAAGCGTATCCTTCCCAGGTTTTCTTAGGAGAAATCGCCAATCCTGCGGGATTCCGACCGAACCAGCGTCCGCCGAAGTAGCCTCCCACGTCCGTCAAAAACGTCGCGACGGAAACCAGGAAAATATAATAAATTCCCTCGTTCATCCCGAGCAAAAGAAGCAGGTGTCCCAGAGGAATCGAAGCGTAAAAGACTCCCAACACGGTGGAACTGACCGAGAAAATGGCGCCGTCCAAAGGTCTGCGAAGGATCTGCAAGGTAAAACTACATAAGAAAAGTAGAATAAAGGAGAAAGTGACCGCGTCGAAAGGCGGTACGAAGAATTTGAAATTCCTTTGGAAGAAGGAAGGAACTTCGAATTTATTCTGAGCCGCCATAAATCTGAAATAGAACAAAAGCAGGATGAGTAAAAAGAAAAAGATCCCCGTTCCCTTAAAAGGCCTTCCGTCCTGCCCTCTATCGGACAATCTGTAAAATTCGGTAAGACCGATCACGCCCGCGATCGCTAGAATGAACAGGGTTTGAAGATAGTAAAAATCCCTGTAGAAAATCATGAAAAGATAAACAACAACCAGTACGGCGGCGGAAAGGATCCGTTTCGGCGTTTCACTCATTTTCTAAACCCCCAAATTTCCGAGTTCTTCCCGCAAACCAATCCAAAGCGGATTCCAAACTTTTACGATCGAACTCCGGCCAAAGAGTATCGCAAAAAAAGAGTTCAGCATACGCGGATTGCCATAGGAGAAAGTTCGATAATCGCTGCTCTCCCGCGGTTCTGATCAGTAAATCTACGGGGGGAAGGGAGTACGTATACAAATATTTTTCGAGTTCCTTTGCGGAGACCGGCTTCCCCCTGCCGATTCTTTTTTTCTGGCGGTCCTCCAAGAGCTTTCCGAACGCGGAAAGTAATTCCTCCTGAGAGCCGTAATTCAGGCAGAAGTTTACGGTGAGGTTACGATTTTTCCGGGTGACTTCTATGGCCTTGTCTATCTTGGACAACACTTTTGCGGAAAGTCTCTTTCTGGAACCGGAATGCAGGATTCGGATTCCTTTTTCCGCGATCGGTTCTAAGCGGGATTCGATGTATTCCACCAGAAGATCGAAGATGGATCGGATCTCAGTGATCGGACGCCTCCAGTTTTCCGTAGAAAACGCGTATAAGGAAACGTTTTCCAATCCGATGGAAAGGCTCGCGTCCATGAGACGGTCGATCGCATCGGCGCCCGCCCTATGTCCTTGGGAGCGGGGAAGTCCCTTTGCGGTCGCCCACCTGCCGTTTCCGTCCATGATAACCGCTACGTGGCGGGGAAGTTTTGGCCGTACAGGAACCACTTTAAATCGTAGTGATTTCCTTCTCCTTATCTGCAGTGACAGCGGAGATCTTATCTATATAAGAATCGGTGACTTTCTGGACTTGGTCCTGGAAGGACTTGAGCTCATCCTGGGAAATTCCTTCAGAATGACGCTTTAGATCCTCAAGGGCATCCCGGCGGATGTTCCGGACGGCAACCTTCTTTTCCTCGGACTTGGATTTCACCACTTTCGCGAGTTCCTTCCGTCTTTCTCCCGTCAACTCAGGGATGACGATCCGGATCACCATTCCGTCATTGGTCGGCTGGAGTCCCAAACCGGAGGCTTGGATCCCTTTTTCTATATCCTTGATGATTCCCTTATCGTAGGGGGAAACCACGAGAAGCCTGGGTTCCGGAACGGAGATGTTTCCCAACTGATTGATCGGCGTAGGAGTTCCGTAGTACTCCACTTTCAGGTCCTCGATCAACGCGGGATTTGCACGTCCCGTGCGGATTCCGGCAAAATCCTTTCGGAGGAGTTCCACCGTTTTGTCCATTTTGGACTTCATTGAGTTTAAGATTTCGTCATTCGCCATCGATCCGTATATCCTCCGAGTTGGAAATCAGGGTACCGATTTCCTTTCCGACGACCAGATCTTTTAAATTGCCCCGCTTGAAAATGTCAAATACGATAATGGGCATATTGTTTTCCATACACAAACTTAACGCAGTGGAATCCATCACCTGTAGGCGCCGTTTGATCGACTCCATAAAAGAAACCCGACTGTAGCGTTTTGCAGTCGGGTCTTTTTTCGGGTCCGCCTCGTATACCCCATCCACCTTTGTGGCCTTTAGGATCAGTTCGCATCCCACTTCCACCGCACGAAGGCTAGCTGCGGTATCCGTAGTGAAATACGGATTTCCGATCCCCCCGGCAAAAATGACGATCCGTTTCTTTTCCAGGTGACGGACCGCTCTCCTGCGAATATAACTTTCGGCTACGGAATGGATATCTATCGCGGATTGTACTCTCGTGTAGAGTCCCTTTTTTTCACAGGCATCTTGGAGAGCCAACGCGTTTTGGATGGTAGCTAACATTCCCATATAGTCGGCGGTGGCTCGGTCGATTCCTCCGACCTTTACCAGATTCGCGCCCCGAATCAGGTTGCCTCCCCCTACAACGATGGCGATTTCCACGCCCAGGGATTGGATTTCCTTGACTTCCTCGGCTAAAGAATGCGTTTTTTTACTGTCGATTCCGAATTCACCCTCTCCGGCAAGCGCCTCGCCGGAGAGTTTGATCAGGACACGTTTGTACTTTGCCGTTTCCTGAGCCAAAATTTACAGGCCGCCTACCTGGTAACGGGTAAAGCGGGCTACGGTGATGTTTTCGCCGAACTTCGCGATGGACTCCTTCACCAGGTCGTCGACCGTCTTGGAATTGTCCTTGATAAAGGCTTGGTTCAAAAGACAGATTTCGGAAAAATATTTCTTAATCTTACCCGGAACGATTTTATCAATCTGCTCGGACTTTTTCCCCTCTTCCTTGAGTTGGGCTTCGATCATTTTCTTTTCACGATCGATTTCCTCTGCAGGCACCTGGTCTTCGCTTACATATAAGGGAGACATGGCCGCAATCTGAAGGCAGAGCTCTTTGCCCAAAGCCTCGAAGGATTCGTTTCTCGCGACGAAGTCCGTTTCCGAGTTGAGCTCGAGCAAAACTCCGATCTTGCCATCTCCGTGGATATAGGAAACGGTGCGGCCTTCCTTAGTTACGCGACCGGCCTTTTTAGCGGCCTTCGCGATTCCTTTTTCCCGGAGCCAATCGGCGGACTTATCCAAGTCGTTATTATTTTCTACAAGGGCCTTCTTGCAGTCCATGAGCCCCGCTCCGGTGCGGTCGCGGAGTTCCTTGATCAGGTCTGTGGTAGATGCTGACAATTTCTACTCCTCCTTATTCGTTCTTGTCGATTTCGATCGTAGCAGCTGCCGCTGCGGAAGAAGATTCGGGAGCCGGCGCAGGCGCAGCAGCAGGAGAAGATTCCTCGGATTTTTTACCTTTTTCGGGATCTTCGTCCATGATGAACTTACCGCTCTCGTCGTATTCCCCCTGGTATTCCAGAGCCAAAGCTTCGGAATCCAAGTCTTCGCTGAATCTAGGTTGTTCAACGACTCCACCGGTCCCTTCGATCACCGCGTTGGACATCGTCTCCAGGAAGAGAGAAATGGCGCGAATCGCGTCGTCGTTACCGGGAATCGGATAATCGATCAGTTCCGGATCACAGTTGGTATCCACAACGGCGAATATTTTCAAACCGAGTTTGCGAGCTTCTTTGACCGCGATTTCCTCTTTTTTAGGATCGATCACGAATAGAATGTCCGGAATGGAAACCATGTCCTTGATTCCGCCCAAGGTTTTGCGTAATTTTTCGGATTCCCGACGGAGAGAAAGGATCTCTTTCTTGGTTTTCACTTCCTTTTCGAAAGTGTTTTCGGATTCCATCGCTTCCAATTTTTTCAATCTCGCAATGGATTTCTTAACCGTATTCCAGTTCGTCAACAGACCACCCGGCCAACGGTTATTAATGTAATACATATTGGAGCGGATCGCTTCTCTTTCGATGGCACCGCGCGCTTGCTTCTTGGTTCCGACAAATAGGACTTTTTTCCCGTCGCTGGTCAGACGCTTTAACGCGTCGTATGCTTCCTTCGCTTTTTGTACGGTCTTTTGAAGATCGATGATATGAATCCCGTTCCTCGCAGTGAAGACGTAGGGAGCCATTTTCGGATTCCATTTCCGGGTCTGGTGCCCGAAGTGAACTCCGGTTTCCAGAAGGTTTTTCATGGAAATTACTGACATGAGTTGTTTACCCCTTTTTTAGTACGAAGAACAATGTCGCCACAAGTCCCAAGAGACTCGCAGGGGTAACTTGAACTTCGACTTTGATTACGTAAAGTTCCAGCCGAACGGCTTCCTGGAGCAGGTAGACGGAAAGGAAATGAATCCCTAACAAGCGATCGATTAGAACGCCTAGTACGGCTCCCACCAAGGAACCTAGGACAATGGCAAGGGCGATTTTTCCCGCTTTTGCGCCGTCCATGGGTCGTTTCGGGCTGGTAGATACCAATTTTGCAGAATTGGCCTAGAGGTCAATCCTTATTGGGAAGGATCATTTCGCAGTTACCGTCGAATACCACTCCATCGGCGATCTGCAGTTTGGCCGTTTTGATATTTCCGTTCACTTTTCCGGTAGGAAGCATTTCCAATCTCTGGGTGGCGATCACGTTGCCGGTGATTTCCCCACCCACAACCACGGTGCCTGCCTTGATATTTGCCCGGACTTTGGCCCCTTCGCTTACCAAAAGGAAACCTTCCGATTCGATTTCCCCATGGAATTCGCCTAGGATCTCCAATGGTCTACGGAAATTCAGAATCCCGGAAAATGCAGTTTCCCTTCCCAAAACGGTAGATATGGCTCCGTGTTCGGTGACTGTACGAATGGGTTTTGTTGCGGTTGCTATTTTTTTGGTCATGATACCGAGGTTATTTCGTTTTCATTTCGAAGACTCCGTCCCAATCCTCGGGAGGAGGTTGCGCGATGAACGCTTCGCAGCGTCCTATGTATTTTTTGGACGGTCCGTCTCCAGGAGTGATTTCCAGAGCTTTTTTGAACAGCCCGAGGGCGTCCGTGAACTTTCTGGTCTTGTATAGCTGTAGACCCTCGTTATAGAGGCGAAGAGTTTCCTTGAAAGACTCGGAGACCATACGTTCACTCCTTATATAGGATTACCACGGCAGTGGAATAGTTCTCCGCATGGCTAATGGAAACGGAGACGCCGCTATAACCTTTCTCGAGGAACAATTCTTTCGATTTTCCGTGAAGTACCAATTCTTTTTTTCCGAATTCCTTTCCGAAAAGCTCGATTTCACGCATGTCCAATGCGACCTTATCCCCCGCTTCTATGGCCTTGATAAAGGCTTCCTTAACGCAAAAGCGGCCGCTCAAATGAGGCACCGGATCCTTTCGGCCGTTGCAATACTGGATCTCCGTCTCCGAAAAAACTCTTTTTAAAAAACGCTCTCCGTGCTTGTCCAAAAGATCCCGGATGCGGTCGTTTTCCACGATATCGTTTCCGATCGATATTTTCATTCTTCCTCGGGCTCCGGCAGAGGTTCTTCCGAATTCTGTTCCGTCTCGCCTTCCGTCGGCTCCTCTCCGGTCTCTCCGTCCAGGTCCGGTCGGATCCGGTACAAAATGGAGATCCTGTCCGGAAAGAAACTTTGTATGTCCACGGATTTCAGAGAAGGCGCTTTTGTTAAACGAACTTTAGCCATTACCGGCTTGCTATCGGGCAAAAGTTTTTTCGCCTTCGGGTCGTATTTGTGGGTACAGGCGACCGTAGCCGATAAGCCCTTGATGATCTGGATACTCCTCAGCGGAGTTTTTGACTGTAATTTTACGGAAATTTCCTGCTCGGAAAATTCCGCCTCCAGACTTTTATCCAAGGTCTGGCATTTTATCGGAACTCCGAGTACGATGCTTTCTCCCGGCGTGGAGGAAATCGCGATGATGTTTACCCGGACCGAGACTTCCTTTACGTTATCCCGATAGCGGACTCCGGAAGGAAGTTCGGGAAGTTTTTGTTTTATCGTAAAAGATTCGGTTTTGTCCTTCAGGGAAATGGACGGGATGGAAATTCTCCCGATTTTTTCCAAATGGGCGTGACTTCCCACCACGGCGAGATTGGTCGGAGAGATAAAATGCGAGGATTTAACGTAATCCTTGGGAGGATCACCGGAGAATTTCACTTCTAAAGGAAGGTTTCTGGTAATGCTGGAATCCACTAGGATTTTGACCTTGTCCTTTAAGCGAGTCACTCGGAGTCCGGCAGGAACTCCTCCGATGCGGACAACATTCACAAAGTTCTCCCCCGGATGCAGATCCGTGGCGGAAATATAAGCCTTTAGTGATGGAGAATAGAAATTTACGTAGTCTCGAACCCCCTCCACCTTGACCGGAAACGTAGTATCGGATCCCTTTGCGATCGCCATTCCTCCGGAGAGTTTCGGATAATCGATCTTAATATTCACTTCCCGCACTAGGATCTTGGAATTCTGAAGATTGATATAAAATACGATCGCGAGGACCAGGGAGCCTAACTTGGCTTGCCAGTTATTCAGGAGGGCCTTAATCACTTTGTTCCTCCTTTTCGTCCCCTTCCCCTTTTTTCTCCGGACCGGATTTCTTTTCGTGAAGAATCGTATTCAATAGATTCTTCAATTCTATGGGTTTGACCGGATGGATCATTTCTCCGTCGTGACAGACGGAAATCTCTCCCGTTTCCTCGGAAGTCACCACGACCACTGCGTCGGATTCCTCCGCGATTCCGAGCGCCGCCCTATGCCTTGCCCCCATTCTGGCATCGTCCATATTCTGGGCCATGGGCAAAAACGCTCCGGCGCAGGCGATCCTGTTCTGCTCTATGATCACCGCGCCGTCGTGAAGGGCAGTATTCTTTTTAAAGATCGTAAGTAGTAAACTCGTCGAAAGGACCGCATCTAACTGGACAGACTGTTCCGTGATTTCCTTAAGGCTGTGTTCACGGACGATCGCGATGATGGACCCGGTCTTGTTCTTGGCCATGATTTTGGCCGCTTCTACGATTTCGTCCAGATCCGTAACCGTTTTTAAAAGGAAGGGGCGGAAGAACTTCAACCGGGCCATATCTCCCGTGATCTTACGAAGTTCCGGTTGCAATAAAACAATGATGGCGAATACGAGCGCGGGACGTATATTATCGATGATCCAGTCCAAAAGTTCGAACTCGGCGTATTGGGCGAAGATTCCAAGGAGCCAGATGAGCCCGATTCCCAACAATAACTGGACGCCTCTGGTCCGGCGAATGGTCGCATAAAATTGGTAGATCAGGAAACTTACGATCAGTATGTCCAGGATGACGTTGATCCCGAACCGATCGTTTTGAAAAAGGGTAATATTCTTAAAGAACCCCATCGTCCTCTTTTCCTTTAGAGCCCCAACACGGAGAACATATCATATAGACCGTTTTTTCTTCCTACTAGGAACTCCGCCGCCCTTACGGAACCTACCGCAAAAGTCTTTCTGTCCTGAGCCTTATGGGAAATCTCTATCCTTTCCTCCGGCGTAAAGAAAAAGACGGTATGATCTCCGATCACTTCCCCGGCCCGGAAAGAATGGATCGCGATCTCTTTCGGATCCCTTTCCGGTAAAATTCCGTGTCTGCCGTGGATCACGTCCGATTCGGATCTTCCCAAGGTTTCCAATAGAATCGCCTTCAACTTTTCGGCGGTTCCCGACGGAGAGTCCTTCTTGTGACGGTGGTGTATGTCCTGGATTTCGATATCCGCCAAATCTCCCATGACCCTGGCCGCGATTTCCGTCAGTTTAAAAAGAAGGTTCACTCCCACGGACATGTTGGGGGAATAGACGATCGGAATTTTCGACGAGGCATCCATCAGTAATTTCTTATGTTCTGCGGTGATTCCGGTCGTCCCGACGACCACCGGCTTTCCCGCCGCAACACAGGTGCGGAGGACTTCCTGTAAAACTTCACGAAGAGAAAAATCGATGACCGTATCCGCCTCCGACACTGCCCTTTCCAAATCGCTGGTGAATAGGATCCCGTTCGGCTTCAGTCCGGAATTTAAACCGGCATCCAACCCGAGACATACCGACTCTTTTCCGACCACTGCGGCCGAAAGTTCGGATTCTTTCGACTGGGAGAGCACCTGAATGATGGCCTTCCCCATCCGGCCCGAGGCCCCGATTACCGCGATTCGATTTTTTCCCGCCAAGAATTTCCCCTTAATTATAACCTTTCTCGATCAGGGAGACGACGGTCTTTTTCAATTTTTCCGCCGCAGCATTTTGGGTCAACGAAGTCAGGGGAAGACGAATCTCCGGGCTACAATGACCTTGCCAACTCATGG
This genomic stretch from Leptospira fletcheri harbors:
- the dxr gene encoding 1-deoxy-D-xylulose-5-phosphate reductoisomerase, whose amino-acid sequence is MARNVCILGASGSVGESTLKVIRTFPEEFQLRSCSVHSNLGKAEAILKEFQPEFLCISSDSVDRKILGNRQDRTEILYGSDSLCQLVRDPEVETVVTAVVGASGVAPTVEAIRAGKKIGIANKETLVTCGPYINELLKTSEAYLVPVDSEHNALFQLLRNTNRDSVERIVLTASGGPFRKLPISELPNVTVEQALRHPTWNMGPKITIDSAGMINKGLEVIEAHYLFGFSYEKIGVVIHPQSVAHGIVETKDGASLVYSSYPDMVFPVAHSLFFPEIVPKTLRPHPSTSWGNLEFLEVDPERYPGLALAYEAGIAGGTAPSIFNAANEVSVELFLKGEIRFTQIPERIREALESIPISHPTDLEGFQEADSRTRNFVLNSRKGKVSQSC
- a CDS encoding phosphatidate cytidylyltransferase, translated to MSETPKRILSAAVLVVVYLFMIFYRDFYYLQTLFILAIAGVIGLTEFYRLSDRGQDGRPFKGTGIFFFLLILLLFYFRFMAAQNKFEVPSFFQRNFKFFVPPFDAVTFSFILLFLCSFTLQILRRPLDGAIFSVSSTVLGVFYASIPLGHLLLLLGMNEGIYYIFLVSVATFLTDVGGYFGGRWFGRNPAGLAISPKKTWEGYASGIVVAAGSVFLLNFLWEKNTGNSPPIGGAEVLLVSLILSVVGVVGDLLESAMKRDAKVKDSGNLIPGHGGVLDRADALLLTVPMLYFYLQIKGALGFPV
- a CDS encoding isoprenyl transferase, whose amino-acid sequence is MVPVRPKLPRHVAVIMDGNGRWATAKGLPRSQGHRAGADAIDRLMDASLSIGLENVSLYAFSTENWRRPITEIRSIFDLLVEYIESRLEPIAEKGIRILHSGSRKRLSAKVLSKIDKAIEVTRKNRNLTVNFCLNYGSQEELLSAFGKLLEDRQKKRIGRGKPVSAKELEKYLYTYSLPPVDLLIRTAGEQRLSNFLLWQSAYAELFFCDTLWPEFDRKSLESALDWFAGRTRKFGGLENE
- the frr gene encoding ribosome recycling factor; its protein translation is MANDEILNSMKSKMDKTVELLRKDFAGIRTGRANPALIEDLKVEYYGTPTPINQLGNISVPEPRLLVVSPYDKGIIKDIEKGIQASGLGLQPTNDGMVIRIVIPELTGERRKELAKVVKSKSEEKKVAVRNIRRDALEDLKRHSEGISQDELKSFQDQVQKVTDSYIDKISAVTADKEKEITTI
- the pyrH gene encoding UMP kinase, encoding MAQETAKYKRVLIKLSGEALAGEGEFGIDSKKTHSLAEEVKEIQSLGVEIAIVVGGGNLIRGANLVKVGGIDRATADYMGMLATIQNALALQDACEKKGLYTRVQSAIDIHSVAESYIRRRAVRHLEKKRIVIFAGGIGNPYFTTDTAASLRAVEVGCELILKATKVDGVYEADPKKDPTAKRYSRVSFMESIKRRLQVMDSTALSLCMENNMPIIVFDIFKRGNLKDLVVGKEIGTLISNSEDIRIDGE
- the tsf gene encoding translation elongation factor Ts; the protein is MSASTTDLIKELRDRTGAGLMDCKKALVENNNDLDKSADWLREKGIAKAAKKAGRVTKEGRTVSYIHGDGKIGVLLELNSETDFVARNESFEALGKELCLQIAAMSPLYVSEDQVPAEEIDREKKMIEAQLKEEGKKSEQIDKIVPGKIKKYFSEICLLNQAFIKDNSKTVDDLVKESIAKFGENITVARFTRYQVGGL
- the rpsB gene encoding 30S ribosomal protein S2; protein product: MSVISMKNLLETGVHFGHQTRKWNPKMAPYVFTARNGIHIIDLQKTVQKAKEAYDALKRLTSDGKKVLFVGTKKQARGAIEREAIRSNMYYINNRWPGGLLTNWNTVKKSIARLKKLEAMESENTFEKEVKTKKEILSLRRESEKLRKTLGGIKDMVSIPDILFVIDPKKEEIAVKEARKLGLKIFAVVDTNCDPELIDYPIPGNDDAIRAISLFLETMSNAVIEGTGGVVEQPRFSEDLDSEALALEYQGEYDESGKFIMDEDPEKGKKSEESSPAAAPAPAPESSSAAAAATIEIDKNE
- a CDS encoding bactofilin family protein, giving the protein MTKKIATATKPIRTVTEHGAISTVLGRETAFSGILNFRRPLEILGEFHGEIESEGFLLVSEGAKVRANIKAGTVVVGGEITGNVIATQRLEMLPTGKVNGNIKTAKLQIADGVVFDGNCEMILPNKD
- a CDS encoding tetratricopeptide repeat protein, with the protein product MVSESFKETLRLYNEGLQLYKTRKFTDALGLFKKALEITPGDGPSKKYIGRCEAFIAQPPPEDWDGVFEMKTK
- the acpS gene encoding holo-ACP synthase, coding for MKISIGNDIVENDRIRDLLDKHGERFLKRVFSETEIQYCNGRKDPVPHLSGRFCVKEAFIKAIEAGDKVALDMREIELFGKEFGKKELVLHGKSKELFLEKGYSGVSVSISHAENYSTAVVILYKE
- a CDS encoding CdaR family protein; the protein is MKALLNNWQAKLGSLVLAIVFYINLQNSKILVREVNIKIDYPKLSGGMAIAKGSDTTFPVKVEGVRDYVNFYSPSLKAYISATDLHPGENFVNVVRIGGVPAGLRVTRLKDKVKILVDSSITRNLPLEVKFSGDPPKDYVKSSHFISPTNLAVVGSHAHLEKIGRISIPSISLKDKTESFTIKQKLPELPSGVRYRDNVKEVSVRVNIIAISSTPGESIVLGVPIKCQTLDKSLEAEFSEQEISVKLQSKTPLRSIQIIKGLSATVACTHKYDPKAKKLLPDSKPVMAKVRLTKAPSLKSVDIQSFFPDRISILYRIRPDLDGETGEEPTEGETEQNSEEPLPEPEEE
- the cdaA gene encoding diadenylate cyclase CdaA; amino-acid sequence: MGFFKNITLFQNDRFGINVILDILIVSFLIYQFYATIRRTRGVQLLLGIGLIWLLGIFAQYAEFELLDWIIDNIRPALVFAIIVLLQPELRKITGDMARLKFFRPFLLKTVTDLDEIVEAAKIMAKNKTGSIIAIVREHSLKEITEQSVQLDAVLSTSLLLTIFKKNTALHDGAVIIEQNRIACAGAFLPMAQNMDDARMGARHRAALGIAEESDAVVVVTSEETGEISVCHDGEMIHPVKPIELKNLLNTILHEKKSGPEKKGEGDEKEEQSD
- the dapB gene encoding 4-hydroxy-tetrahydrodipicolinate reductase; protein product: MAGKNRIAVIGASGRMGKAIIQVLSQSKESELSAAVVGKESVCLGLDAGLNSGLKPNGILFTSDLERAVSEADTVIDFSLREVLQEVLRTCVAAGKPVVVGTTGITAEHKKLLMDASSKIPIVYSPNMSVGVNLLFKLTEIAARVMGDLADIEIQDIHHRHKKDSPSGTAEKLKAILLETLGRSESDVIHGRHGILPERDPKEIAIHSFRAGEVIGDHTVFFFTPEERIEISHKAQDRKTFAVGSVRAAEFLVGRKNGLYDMFSVLGL